A single region of the Streptomyces sp. ITFR-16 genome encodes:
- a CDS encoding serine/threonine-protein kinase: MTSVHDGDHEGSEDNLDGGITPLTANDPARVGPYLLLGRLGAGGMGRVYLARSEGGRTVAVKVVHTEHVADPQFRARFRREVEAARRVDERYTAPVLDAAPDEEYPWVATGYVPGLSLEQIVRGHGALTADAVLALADGLLRALKDIHAAGIVHRDLKPSNVMVTVEGPKVIDFGIARGVETSVESLLTSTGMVIGSPGFMAPEQIRGESAGPKSDVFTLGCVLTYAATGTLPFGNGVSNQHAVMYHIVEAEPDLSAVRDERLHALIGRLLTKSAAERPGVDELLAESGRKGPEAAASWLPAGVVAHLARQSARLLDAEAAPVRQEGPDRATLGLRPAADASSALPAGAVTSAKPTPEPEPEPRPEPEPKPKAEREARRRRLVVSVPLVLVLAGGGGTLAVLQPFSGDSGSHAAPPSSSGPGTPGPASPDGTPAQGDKTPQASESEAKGKGKGKDKTKDKGGERGEDGKDGRDGQKGEDGRKSPAGGGGSGSASGGGGGSTSTGGGSGSGGSSSGGGSSTSGGSTGGSGNGGSSSTSGGSTGGSTGGSSDGGTVPASFVGTWKYGKSYNVGRPGTIVISKSGVVRLSESPIAPCSYEAKVISTAYSGSRINISVAKQVGASNPMCYSTLDESFFTRNGSGLQHNVGPSAGDGYYYKRA; the protein is encoded by the coding sequence ATGACCAGCGTGCACGACGGGGACCACGAGGGCAGTGAGGACAACCTTGACGGCGGCATCACACCCCTGACCGCGAACGACCCGGCCCGGGTGGGCCCTTATCTGCTGCTCGGCCGGCTCGGCGCGGGCGGCATGGGCCGCGTCTACCTCGCCCGCTCCGAGGGCGGGCGCACGGTCGCGGTCAAGGTGGTGCACACGGAGCATGTCGCCGATCCCCAGTTCCGTGCCCGCTTCCGCCGCGAGGTCGAGGCGGCGCGGCGGGTCGACGAGCGCTACACCGCGCCCGTGCTGGACGCGGCGCCCGACGAGGAGTACCCGTGGGTGGCCACCGGCTATGTCCCGGGCCTCTCCCTGGAGCAGATCGTGCGCGGCCACGGCGCGCTCACCGCCGACGCGGTGCTCGCCCTCGCGGACGGGCTGCTGCGCGCGCTCAAGGACATCCACGCGGCCGGCATCGTCCACCGCGACCTCAAGCCGTCGAACGTGATGGTCACGGTCGAGGGCCCCAAGGTCATCGACTTCGGCATCGCCCGGGGCGTCGAGACCTCCGTCGAGTCCCTGCTCACCAGCACGGGGATGGTGATCGGCTCACCCGGCTTCATGGCCCCGGAGCAGATCCGGGGCGAGAGCGCGGGCCCCAAGAGCGATGTGTTCACCCTCGGCTGTGTGCTGACGTACGCGGCGACCGGCACGCTCCCCTTCGGCAACGGGGTGAGCAACCAGCACGCGGTGATGTACCACATCGTCGAGGCCGAGCCCGATCTCTCGGCGGTCCGTGACGAGCGCCTGCACGCCCTGATCGGCCGGCTGCTGACCAAGTCTGCCGCCGAACGCCCGGGTGTGGACGAGCTGTTGGCCGAGTCCGGCCGGAAGGGGCCCGAGGCGGCGGCGTCCTGGCTGCCGGCGGGGGTGGTGGCCCACCTCGCACGGCAGTCGGCGCGGCTCCTGGACGCGGAGGCCGCGCCCGTACGGCAGGAGGGCCCCGACCGGGCCACGCTCGGGCTCCGGCCTGCGGCGGATGCTTCCTCGGCCCTGCCCGCCGGCGCGGTGACCTCGGCGAAGCCGACGCCGGAACCGGAACCGGAGCCGAGGCCGGAACCGGAGCCGAAGCCGAAGGCCGAGCGGGAGGCGCGCCGCCGGCGCTTGGTCGTCTCCGTCCCGTTGGTCCTGGTCCTGGCCGGGGGCGGCGGCACCCTGGCGGTGCTCCAGCCGTTCAGCGGTGACAGCGGCAGCCACGCGGCCCCGCCGTCGAGCAGCGGACCTGGCACGCCCGGCCCGGCGTCACCGGACGGCACCCCCGCCCAGGGCGACAAGACCCCCCAGGCGTCCGAGAGCGAGGCCAAGGGAAAGGGCAAGGGCAAGGACAAGACCAAGGACAAGGGCGGCGAGAGGGGCGAGGACGGGAAGGACGGCAGGGACGGGCAGAAGGGCGAGGACGGCAGGAAATCTCCGGCCGGGGGCGGCGGTTCGGGCTCCGCGAGCGGCGGGGGCGGCGGCTCCACGTCCACCGGCGGGGGCTCCGGCTCCGGCGGTTCGTCCAGCGGCGGCGGCAGCAGCACGTCGGGCGGCTCCACGGGCGGTTCGGGCAACGGGGGTTCGAGCAGTACATCGGGCGGCTCCACCGGTGGCTCCACCGGCGGTTCGTCCGACGGCGGCACGGTCCCCGCGTCGTTCGTGGGCACCTGGAAGTACGGCAAGTCGTACAACGTGGGCCGGCCCGGCACCATCGTCATATCCAAGTCCGGCGTGGTCAGGCTCTCCGAATCGCCGATCGCGCCCTGTTCGTACGAGGCCAAGGTCATCTCCACGG
- a CDS encoding TetR/AcrR family transcriptional regulator yields the protein MSPKQQRGEATAAQVLDCALDIYAAHGEAGLTLGALTSASGVSTGSIYHHFGSLHGVLVALAQSWLGRLLDELAGELRRADDARTGVLAVARAHLHFVRDHPDGARLMHSVTMNRETTVHAHRIRGAQEARLAPLAAWLHAHQESGRLAPLPLPVLESLILGPVTAVARRWLSVGDIDIEEAARTVPERIWRSVSP from the coding sequence ATGAGTCCGAAGCAGCAGCGCGGCGAGGCCACCGCCGCACAGGTCCTCGACTGCGCGCTGGACATCTACGCCGCCCACGGCGAGGCGGGGCTCACCCTGGGAGCGCTCACCTCGGCCAGCGGGGTCAGTACCGGGAGCATCTACCACCACTTCGGCAGCCTGCACGGCGTGCTGGTCGCGCTCGCGCAGTCCTGGCTGGGCCGCCTCCTGGACGAACTGGCCGGGGAGCTGCGGCGGGCGGACGACGCCCGCACCGGCGTGCTCGCCGTGGCCCGGGCCCATCTCCACTTCGTGCGGGACCATCCGGACGGGGCCCGGCTCATGCACTCCGTGACCATGAACCGCGAGACCACCGTGCACGCCCACCGGATCCGGGGCGCGCAGGAGGCCCGGCTGGCACCGCTGGCCGCCTGGCTGCACGCCCATCAGGAGTCGGGCCGGCTCGCCCCCCTGCCGCTGCCCGTCCTGGAGTCACTGATCCTGGGTCCGGTGACGGCGGTCGCGCGCCGCTGGCTGTCCGTCGGCGACATCGACATCGAGGAGGCGGCGCGTACGGTGCCGGAACGGATCTGGCGCTCCGTCAGTCCGTGA
- a CDS encoding ribonuclease domain-containing protein: MRIPPRITTLGGVAALLSVLFVGGPVAATATAATTSVGSICYSALPSQAHDTLDLIEAGGPFPYDQDGVVFQNREGVLPGQSTGYYHEYTVITPGSPTRGARRIVTGERSQEDYYTADHYETFDLVDYGC, encoded by the coding sequence ATGCGAATCCCCCCACGGATCACCACGCTCGGCGGCGTCGCCGCCCTCCTGTCCGTCCTCTTCGTCGGCGGCCCCGTCGCGGCGACCGCGACCGCCGCCACCACCTCGGTCGGCAGCATCTGCTACTCGGCCCTTCCCTCCCAGGCGCACGACACCCTCGATCTCATCGAGGCGGGCGGCCCCTTCCCGTACGACCAGGACGGCGTCGTCTTCCAGAACCGCGAAGGCGTGCTGCCCGGCCAGAGCACCGGCTACTACCACGAGTACACCGTGATCACCCCAGGCTCCCCGACGCGCGGCGCGCGGCGGATCGTCACGGGCGAGCGCAGCCAGGAGGACTACTACACCGCCGACCACTACGAGACGTTCGACCTCGTCGACTACGGCTGCTGA
- a CDS encoding barstar family protein, giving the protein MTVTYVINGSEVTGLERFWDLIGEAVNGPGGSFGRNLDAFADCLSGGMGTPDDNDFVIEWRDHARSARALGHEETARHLRRLTARAHPDNLPPLRERIARAEQGRGPTLFDELVDIIQERLGPGRLLLS; this is encoded by the coding sequence ATGACCGTGACCTATGTGATCAACGGCTCCGAGGTCACCGGCCTGGAGCGGTTCTGGGACCTGATCGGCGAGGCGGTGAACGGGCCGGGCGGCAGCTTCGGCCGCAATCTCGACGCCTTCGCGGACTGTCTGAGCGGCGGGATGGGCACGCCGGACGACAACGACTTCGTGATCGAGTGGCGCGACCACGCCCGCTCGGCGCGCGCCCTGGGCCACGAGGAGACCGCCCGCCATCTGCGCCGGCTCACCGCCCGGGCCCATCCGGACAACCTGCCCCCGCTCCGCGAGCGGATCGCGCGGGCGGAGCAGGGACGGGGTCCGACGCTCTTCGACGAACTGGTGGACATCATCCAGGAGCGGCTGGGACCCGGCCGGCTGCTGCTGAGCTGA
- a CDS encoding M9 family metallopeptidase, with amino-acid sequence MKNRTVRQRFTGISTAVLAACLGVGMLAAPSRAAEPRPATPASADAAAHASAGPAAPEEPGGPAAQSPTAPVQDAGHVADASLTPAERAPQSASKDALKRDYDDPRAAAPSHPAPSMRKVRAGARTDACSVADFTSRTGGALVQQITSSTTDCVNTLFGVKGNDGYLAFREAQMVTVANALRDGSAAYPGDSSTGMPQLVLFLRAGYYVQYYDPGTVGAYGAPLRTAVQGALDAFFASAHSRDVTDANGETLAEAVVLIDSAEQNARYLYVVKRLLAGYDSSYNSSWYMLNAVNNVYTVTFRGHQVPEFVQAVEADPSLLDALAGFARDHLDLLGTDRSYLASNAGRELGRFLQEESLRPKARPLVIDLLGRSSLTGPTAPLWVGLAEMTDSYDRAGCSSYGTCDLAERIKSAVLPVAYTCSDSIRILAQQMTSADLTKACTSLKGQDAYFHEVARDSGPVADDHNTTIEVVVFDSSTDYQTYAGAIYGIDTDNGGMYLEGDPSAAGNQPRFIAYEAEWLRPDFQIWNLNHEYTHYLDGRFDMAGDFEAGVTTPTIWWVEGFAEFVSYSYRDVTYDDAVTQAAAHTYTLRTLFDTTYENADQTRVYNWGYLAVRYMLQSHRADVDTLLGRYRAGDWNGARTLLTSTIGSRYDADWNTWLTACAAGDCGTTTGPPDDSSPECTAADARELGQDCTRAGQHAARGDHSYLYLYVPAGTAQLTITTSGGTGDADLYYDARGWATTGSYTTRATGPGNSHTLTVDRPAAGAHYISLYAVQGFDGVKVSTRY; translated from the coding sequence GTGAAGAACCGAACGGTTCGACAGAGATTCACCGGGATATCCACCGCGGTCCTGGCGGCCTGTCTGGGTGTCGGCATGCTCGCCGCACCGAGCCGGGCCGCCGAGCCCCGGCCCGCCACCCCCGCGAGCGCGGACGCCGCAGCGCACGCGTCCGCCGGCCCGGCCGCACCCGAGGAGCCGGGCGGCCCCGCCGCGCAGTCCCCCACCGCCCCCGTCCAGGACGCCGGACACGTGGCCGACGCCTCGCTGACGCCTGCCGAACGGGCCCCGCAGTCCGCCTCCAAGGACGCGCTGAAGCGCGACTACGACGACCCGCGCGCCGCCGCCCCGAGCCACCCGGCCCCCTCGATGAGGAAGGTCCGCGCCGGTGCGCGGACGGACGCGTGCTCCGTGGCCGACTTCACCAGCCGCACCGGCGGCGCCCTCGTCCAGCAGATCACGTCGTCGACGACCGACTGCGTCAACACCCTGTTCGGCGTCAAGGGCAACGACGGCTACCTCGCCTTCCGCGAGGCCCAGATGGTCACCGTCGCCAACGCCCTGCGCGACGGCTCCGCCGCCTACCCGGGCGACAGCAGCACCGGCATGCCGCAGCTCGTGCTCTTCCTGCGGGCCGGCTACTACGTTCAGTACTACGACCCCGGCACGGTCGGCGCGTACGGAGCGCCGCTGCGCACCGCCGTCCAGGGCGCGCTGGACGCCTTCTTCGCCTCCGCGCACTCCCGCGACGTCACCGACGCCAACGGCGAGACCCTGGCCGAGGCCGTCGTCCTCATCGACAGCGCCGAGCAGAACGCCCGCTATCTGTACGTCGTGAAGCGGCTGCTGGCCGGCTACGACTCCTCGTACAACAGCTCCTGGTACATGCTCAACGCCGTCAACAACGTCTACACCGTGACCTTCCGGGGCCACCAGGTGCCCGAGTTCGTCCAGGCCGTCGAGGCCGATCCCAGCCTCCTCGACGCGCTCGCCGGCTTCGCCCGCGACCACCTCGACCTGCTGGGGACGGACCGGTCGTACCTGGCCTCCAACGCGGGCCGCGAGCTCGGGCGCTTCCTCCAGGAGGAGTCGCTGCGGCCCAAGGCCCGCCCACTGGTCATCGATCTGCTCGGCCGCAGCTCCCTGACCGGCCCGACCGCCCCGCTCTGGGTCGGGCTCGCCGAGATGACCGACTCCTACGACCGGGCCGGCTGCTCCTCGTACGGCACCTGCGACCTCGCCGAGCGGATCAAGAGCGCCGTGCTCCCCGTCGCGTACACCTGCAGCGACAGCATCCGCATCCTCGCCCAGCAGATGACCTCCGCCGACCTCACCAAGGCCTGCACCAGCCTCAAGGGCCAGGACGCCTACTTCCACGAGGTGGCCCGCGACAGCGGACCGGTCGCCGACGACCACAACACCACCATCGAGGTCGTCGTCTTCGACTCCAGCACCGACTACCAGACCTACGCCGGCGCCATCTACGGAATCGACACGGACAACGGCGGGATGTACCTGGAGGGCGACCCGTCGGCGGCCGGCAACCAGCCGAGGTTCATCGCCTACGAGGCCGAATGGCTCCGGCCCGACTTCCAGATCTGGAACCTCAACCACGAGTACACGCACTACCTCGACGGCCGGTTCGACATGGCCGGCGACTTCGAGGCCGGGGTCACCACCCCGACCATCTGGTGGGTCGAGGGCTTCGCGGAGTTCGTCTCCTACTCCTACCGCGACGTCACCTACGACGACGCCGTCACCCAGGCCGCCGCGCACACCTACACCCTGCGCACCCTGTTCGACACCACCTACGAGAACGCCGACCAGACCCGCGTATACAACTGGGGCTACCTGGCCGTCCGTTACATGCTCCAGTCGCACCGCGCCGACGTGGACACGCTCCTGGGCCGCTACCGCGCAGGCGACTGGAACGGCGCCCGCACGCTGCTCACCTCCACCATCGGCAGCCGCTACGACGCCGACTGGAACACCTGGCTGACGGCCTGCGCGGCCGGCGACTGCGGGACCACCACCGGCCCGCCGGACGACTCGTCCCCCGAGTGCACCGCGGCCGACGCCCGTGAGCTCGGCCAGGACTGCACCCGCGCCGGACAGCACGCCGCCCGGGGCGACCACTCCTACCTCTACCTCTATGTGCCCGCCGGCACCGCCCAGTTGACGATCACCACCAGCGGCGGCACCGGTGACGCCGACCTGTACTACGACGCGCGGGGCTGGGCCACCACCGGTTCGTACACAACCCGGGCGACCGGCCCCGGGAACAGCCACACGCTGACCGTCGACCGGCCGGCCGCGGGCGCCCACTACATCAGCCTCTACGCCGTGCAGGGCTTCGACGGGGTGAAGGTCTCCACGCGGTACTGA
- a CDS encoding GntR family transcriptional regulator: MARLTSLNVISAQEHLRDQVAHALRAALISGELRPGTVYSAPALASEFGVSATPVREAMLDLAREGLVEAVRNKGFRITELTEQDLDDFTELRAMIEVPTVGRIARMSLTVELEALRPVALEIVEAARRLDILGYLEADRRFHLALLALAGNRRLVEEVGELRKRSRLFGLNRLAESGQLTASAEEHVQLLDLVVAGDAEGAEACMLAHMSHVRSLWADGRQGGVPDQRGPEAQAAPAEPV, encoded by the coding sequence ATGGCCCGCCTGACGTCGCTCAATGTGATCTCGGCGCAGGAGCATCTGCGCGACCAGGTGGCGCACGCGCTGCGGGCGGCCCTGATCTCCGGTGAGCTGAGGCCCGGCACCGTCTACTCGGCGCCCGCCCTGGCCTCGGAGTTCGGGGTCTCCGCGACTCCCGTCCGTGAGGCGATGCTCGATCTGGCCCGGGAGGGACTGGTCGAGGCCGTCCGCAACAAGGGCTTCCGCATCACCGAGCTCACCGAGCAGGACCTCGACGACTTCACCGAACTCCGCGCCATGATCGAGGTCCCCACGGTCGGCCGGATCGCGCGGATGAGTCTCACCGTAGAGCTGGAGGCGCTGCGGCCCGTCGCGCTGGAGATCGTCGAGGCCGCGCGGCGGCTCGACATCCTGGGCTATCTGGAGGCGGACCGGCGCTTCCACCTCGCCCTGCTGGCGCTGGCGGGCAACCGCCGACTGGTCGAGGAGGTCGGCGAGCTGCGCAAGCGGTCCCGGCTCTTCGGCCTCAACCGGCTTGCGGAGTCGGGTCAGTTGACTGCCTCGGCCGAGGAGCACGTGCAGTTGCTGGACCTGGTGGTGGCGGGTGACGCCGAGGGGGCCGAGGCCTGCATGCTGGCCCATATGTCGCACGTCAGGTCGCTGTGGGCCGACGGCAGGCAGGGCGGCGTGCCCGATCAGCGCGGCCCGGAGGCGCAGGCGGCCCCGGCCGAGCCGGTCTGA
- a CDS encoding proline racemase family protein, producing the protein MRSRHIFHAVDSHTEGMPTRVITGGIGTLPGATMAERRTHFMAHRDAVRTLLMYEPRGHAAMSGAVLQPPTRPDADFGVLFMEVSGCLPMCGHGTIGVATVLVETGMVTVTEPVTTVRLDTPAGLVTAEVRVEDGAAASVTLTNVPAFSAGLGLTVKVPGLGTVPYDLAYGGNFYAMVRLDDIGLPFDRSRKDELLAAGLALMDAVNAADRPVHPLDPDIHGLKHVQLIAAGSDAAHSRHAMAIHPGWFDRSPCGTGTSARMAQLHARGELPLESDFVNESFIGTRFTGRLVAETTVGTLPAVVPTVTGRAWITGTAQYFLDPADPFPEGFLL; encoded by the coding sequence TTGCGCAGCCGCCACATCTTCCACGCCGTCGACTCGCACACCGAGGGCATGCCGACCCGGGTGATCACCGGCGGGATCGGCACTCTGCCCGGTGCCACCATGGCCGAGCGACGCACCCACTTCATGGCGCACCGGGACGCCGTACGCACCCTGCTGATGTACGAGCCGCGCGGCCACGCCGCCATGAGCGGGGCCGTGCTCCAGCCGCCGACGCGCCCCGACGCGGACTTCGGCGTCCTGTTCATGGAGGTCTCCGGCTGTCTGCCGATGTGCGGGCACGGCACCATCGGGGTGGCCACCGTCCTGGTCGAGACGGGCATGGTGACGGTCACCGAACCGGTCACCACCGTGCGGCTGGACACCCCGGCGGGTCTTGTCACCGCCGAGGTCCGGGTCGAGGACGGCGCCGCCGCCTCCGTCACCCTGACCAATGTCCCCGCCTTCAGCGCGGGCCTGGGCCTGACCGTGAAGGTCCCCGGCCTCGGCACCGTGCCGTACGACCTGGCCTACGGCGGGAACTTCTACGCCATGGTCCGACTGGACGACATCGGGCTGCCGTTCGACCGCTCCCGCAAGGACGAGCTGCTGGCGGCGGGGCTCGCGCTGATGGACGCGGTCAACGCGGCCGACCGGCCGGTGCATCCGCTCGACCCGGACATCCACGGCCTCAAGCACGTCCAGCTGATCGCCGCCGGCTCCGACGCGGCCCACTCCCGGCACGCGATGGCCATCCACCCCGGCTGGTTCGACCGTTCGCCCTGCGGCACGGGCACCTCCGCGCGCATGGCCCAGCTGCACGCGCGGGGCGAACTGCCCCTGGAATCCGACTTCGTCAACGAGTCCTTCATCGGGACGCGGTTCACCGGCCGGCTCGTCGCCGAGACCACCGTGGGTACGCTGCCCGCCGTCGTGCCCACCGTCACCGGACGCGCCTGGATCACCGGCACCGCGCAGTACTTCCTCGACCCGGCCGACCCCTTTCCGGAGGGGTTCCTGCTCTGA
- a CDS encoding dihydrodipicolinate synthase family protein — MTANAPARTSPWRGVMVATPLTLREDRSIDYDAYAAHVRDLVDAGCDGVVPNGSLGEYQTLSDRERVEIVRVAVEAAGDGARVMPGVSSYDSAQSRRRAEEAAEAGAGSVLLLPPNGYRCEDAAVRAHYAEVAAAGLPVVAYNNPYDTKVDLTPRLLAQLHAEGSVVAVKEFSGDVRRAYEIAEEAPGLDLLVGADDVLLELALAGAVGWIAGCPNMLPAGCVALYRAAAAGDLATAVPLYRRLHPLLRWDSKPEFVQAIKASMDIVGRHGGPARPPRLPLDAEALAAVRAATEKARAEGLD; from the coding sequence ATGACGGCCAACGCCCCCGCACGCACCAGCCCCTGGCGGGGCGTCATGGTGGCCACCCCGCTCACCCTGCGCGAGGACCGGTCCATCGACTACGACGCGTACGCCGCTCACGTCCGCGACCTCGTCGACGCGGGCTGCGACGGAGTGGTGCCCAACGGCTCGCTCGGGGAGTACCAGACCCTCAGCGACCGGGAGCGCGTCGAGATCGTGCGGGTCGCCGTCGAGGCGGCGGGCGACGGGGCCCGCGTGATGCCCGGGGTCTCCTCGTACGACAGCGCCCAGTCGCGGCGCCGGGCCGAGGAGGCAGCCGAGGCGGGCGCCGGCTCCGTCCTGCTGCTGCCGCCCAACGGGTACCGCTGCGAGGACGCGGCGGTCCGGGCCCACTACGCGGAGGTCGCCGCCGCGGGCCTGCCCGTCGTCGCGTACAACAACCCCTACGACACCAAGGTGGACCTGACGCCGAGGCTGCTCGCCCAGCTCCACGCCGAGGGTTCCGTGGTGGCCGTCAAGGAGTTCAGCGGGGATGTGCGCAGGGCGTACGAGATCGCCGAGGAGGCGCCCGGGCTCGACCTCCTCGTCGGGGCCGACGACGTCCTGCTCGAACTCGCCCTGGCCGGGGCGGTCGGCTGGATCGCCGGCTGCCCCAACATGCTGCCGGCCGGCTGTGTCGCGCTCTACCGGGCCGCCGCGGCAGGGGACCTGGCGACGGCCGTGCCGCTGTACCGGCGGCTGCACCCGCTGCTGCGCTGGGACTCCAAGCCGGAGTTCGTCCAGGCGATCAAGGCGTCGATGGACATCGTCGGCCGGCACGGCGGCCCCGCCCGGCCGCCCCGGCTGCCGCTGGACGCCGAGGCCCTTGCCGCCGTGCGCGCCGCCACCGAGAAGGCCCGGGCCGAGGGCCTCGACTGA
- a CDS encoding NAD(P)/FAD-dependent oxidoreductase: protein MPHSAPEPPVAGLAVVGAGPAGLAAAVTAADGGLDVVLLDAADAPGGQYYRAPAPGLAAGRSAPPLHGRAAFAALTARLDRHRAAGRIRHLTRHQVWAGERTGADWTLHAVTGTEGRGGAAVRARRLLVATGSYERQLPFPGWTLPGVVGAAGAQAMLKSGLVLPGRRIVVAGSGPLLQAVAVSLARAGARVPALVEAAGYGPYGRAPLVLAGDPGRLAEGVRHGTALARHRVRMLTHRAVTAVHGTERVEGVTVSRLDRDWRPVPGSGRRIDCDALAVGHGLVPQLDLAVGLGCATRCGADGSAALVLDAGLCTTVPGIWAAGETGGIGGVRLALAEGELAARSVIADARGSLPGRDRTDALRRTRRRMRRFAELMGAVHRPGPGWTSWLAAGTEVCRCEEVTTGAVRAAVDDLGAGDARTVKLLTRAGMGWCQGRTCGFAVRELAGRDADTGGPDRRPLACPVPLSVLARAARTDEA from the coding sequence ATGCCGCACTCCGCCCCTGAGCCACCGGTCGCCGGACTCGCCGTCGTGGGCGCCGGACCCGCCGGTCTGGCGGCGGCGGTCACCGCGGCCGACGGCGGACTCGACGTGGTCCTGCTCGACGCGGCCGACGCTCCCGGCGGTCAGTACTACCGGGCGCCCGCCCCCGGGCTCGCCGCCGGCCGGTCCGCGCCACCGCTCCACGGCCGGGCGGCCTTCGCCGCCCTCACCGCCCGGCTCGACCGGCACCGCGCGGCCGGCCGCATCCGCCATCTGACCCGCCACCAGGTGTGGGCGGGCGAGCGGACCGGCGCCGACTGGACCCTGCACGCCGTCACCGGGACCGAAGGACGGGGCGGCGCCGCCGTCCGCGCCCGCCGTCTGCTCGTCGCGACCGGCTCCTACGAGCGGCAGCTCCCCTTCCCCGGCTGGACCCTGCCCGGAGTGGTGGGAGCGGCCGGGGCGCAGGCCATGCTCAAGTCGGGCCTGGTGCTGCCGGGCCGGCGCATCGTCGTCGCCGGCAGCGGGCCGCTGCTCCAGGCCGTCGCGGTCTCCCTCGCCCGGGCCGGGGCCCGGGTGCCCGCACTGGTGGAGGCCGCGGGCTACGGACCGTACGGGCGGGCGCCGCTGGTCCTGGCCGGCGACCCCGGCCGGCTCGCGGAGGGCGTACGGCACGGCACGGCCCTGGCCCGCCACCGGGTGCGGATGCTCACGCACCGGGCGGTCACCGCCGTGCACGGCACCGAGCGGGTGGAGGGCGTGACCGTCAGCCGGCTGGACCGCGACTGGCGCCCGGTCCCGGGCAGCGGGCGGCGCATCGACTGCGACGCGCTGGCCGTCGGGCACGGTCTGGTGCCACAGCTCGACCTCGCCGTCGGTCTCGGCTGCGCCACCCGGTGCGGTGCGGACGGGTCGGCCGCCCTGGTGCTCGACGCCGGACTGTGCACCACCGTGCCCGGGATCTGGGCCGCCGGTGAGACCGGCGGCATCGGCGGGGTGCGTCTCGCCCTGGCCGAGGGGGAACTGGCCGCCCGCTCGGTGATCGCCGACGCCCGGGGGAGTCTGCCGGGCCGGGACCGCACGGACGCGCTGCGCCGCACCCGCCGCCGGATGCGCCGGTTCGCCGAACTGATGGGCGCCGTGCACCGGCCCGGGCCCGGGTGGACCTCCTGGCTCGCCGCCGGCACGGAGGTCTGCCGCTGCGAGGAGGTCACCACCGGCGCCGTCCGCGCGGCGGTCGACGACCTCGGCGCCGGCGACGCCCGCACGGTCAAGCTGCTCACCCGCGCCGGCATGGGCTGGTGCCAGGGCCGTACCTGCGGCTTCGCGGTACGGGAACTCGCCGGCCGCGACGCGGACACCGGCGGCCCCGACCGGCGGCCGCTCGCCTGCCCCGTCCCGCTGTCCGTCCTCGCCCGGGCCGCCCGCACCGACGAAGCCTGA
- a CDS encoding (2Fe-2S)-binding protein: protein MPENTGAAARPGARPDTAAPGFEITFDGRPIPALPGQSIAAALWAASVLSWRTTRVNGRPRGAFCGIGSCFDCLATVNGRPGLRACLVPARPGDAVTTQEGDGHAALRP, encoded by the coding sequence CTGCCTGAGAACACCGGCGCCGCCGCTCGTCCCGGCGCCCGCCCGGACACTGCCGCACCCGGGTTCGAGATCACCTTCGACGGGCGGCCGATTCCCGCGCTGCCCGGCCAGAGCATCGCGGCCGCCCTCTGGGCGGCCTCCGTCCTCAGCTGGCGCACCACCCGGGTGAACGGACGGCCGAGGGGCGCCTTCTGCGGCATCGGCTCCTGCTTCGACTGCCTGGCCACCGTGAACGGGCGCCCCGGCCTGCGCGCCTGCCTGGTACCCGCCCGCCCCGGGGACGCCGTCACCACCCAGGAAGGGGACGGGCATGCCGCACTCCGCCCCTGA